The following are encoded together in the Triticum dicoccoides isolate Atlit2015 ecotype Zavitan chromosome 6B, WEW_v2.0, whole genome shotgun sequence genome:
- the LOC119324377 gene encoding F-box protein At5g03970-like, with protein sequence MSSRRRRHARSPPAAPLDDDDLLSEILLRLPPQPSSLPRASLVCKRWRGLVSDPGFFRRFRLRHRRNPPLLGFFDRFLGQKFRSTLEAPNRVPPERFSLQRHEDEMRSFSHGCRHGLVLISLLKRHQVLVWDPVTSDQHRIPFPAPFDTAVVNAAVLRDAGDAQHFQVVLAVAGTDAEHHRRALACIYSSKTGLWGDLVSTPIPYQANGNSIPTLVYTDDAVLDGDSLYWKLVGNLIGILEFDLKKQTLAVIQVPMDILKGNSLQVMRAEGGGLGFLFVSDSDCTARLWKRKTNRHGFASWELARSIDLDKLLSLEPEEKAPLVILGYAELNNVVFLQTAIGVLMVQLESLKFKKLFKTMTFSRYHPFESVYGAGACITGGHARAELMLNA encoded by the exons atgagcagccgccgccgccgccacgcccgctCGCCGCCGGCCGCGCCGCTGGACGACGACGACCTCCTCTCCGAGATCCTGCTCCGCCTCCCCCCGCAGCCCTCATCACTCCCGCGCGCATCCCTCGTCTGCAAGCGATGGCGCGGCCTCGTCTCCGACCCCGGCTTCTTCCGCCGCttccgcctccgccaccgccgcaaCCCTCCTCTCCTCGGTTTCTTTGACAGATTTCTAGGTCAGAAGTTCCGGTCTACCCTGGAGGCCCCCAATCGTGTCCCTCCCGAGCGCTTCTCCTTGCAGCGCCACGAGGATGAAATGCGCTCCTTTTCCCATGGATGCCGCCATGGTCTCGTGCTCATCTCCCTTCTCAAGCGTCACCAGGTCCTGGTCTGGGATCCCGTCACCAGCGACCAGCACCGCATCCCCTTTCCCGCGCCGTTCGATACAGCCGTGGTCAACGCGGCGGTGCTTCGCGATGCGGGAGACGCCCAGCACTTCCAGGTGGTCTTGGCAGTGGCAGGCACCGATGCCGAACATCATAGACGAGCGCTCGCCTGTATTTACTCGTCAAAGACCGGCTTATGGGGGGATCTCGTCTCAACACCCATTCCATACCAGGCTAATGGGAACAGTATTCCCACATTGGTTTATACCGATGATGCTGTTCTGGATGGAGATTCCCTTTACTGGAAGCTTGTGGGGAATTTGATTGGAATTCTTGAGTTTGATCTGAAGAAGCAGACCCTAGCTGTGATACAGGTGCCAATGGACATCCTCAAAGGTAACAGCTTGCAGGTTATGCGGGCCGAGGGTGGTGGGCTTGGTTTCCTCTTCGTGTCAGACTCGGATTGCACCGCCCGGTTATGGAAGAGGAAGACCAACCGTCATGGTTTCGCTTCATGGGAGCTTGCAAGGAGTATTGATCTGGACAAGCTACTTTCCCTGGAACCAGAAGAGAAAGCCCCCCTAGTGATACTAGGGTATGCTGAACTGAATAATGTGGTGTTTCTGCAGACAGCTATCGGCGTCTTAATGGTCCAGCTTGAGTCACTGAAGTTCAAGAAGCTTTTTAAAACAATGACCTTTTCTCGCTATCATCCATTCGAAAGTGTCTACGGTGCAG GAGCATGTATTACTGGTGGACACGCCAGGGCTGAGCTTATGCTCAATGCGTAA